A genomic segment from Cyprinus carpio isolate SPL01 chromosome A22, ASM1834038v1, whole genome shotgun sequence encodes:
- the LOC109046622 gene encoding LOW QUALITY PROTEIN: lipoprotein lipase (The sequence of the model RefSeq protein was modified relative to this genomic sequence to represent the inferred CDS: deleted 10 bases in 8 codons; substituted 2 bases at 2 genomic stop codons): MGRVSSACFISWTFFVYISSGSATTIEPTSEFPTFNNIMDNGTEWLTDFSDIVSKFSFRTSEEPEDDLCYIVPGQPETIKRCNFNPDNKTFIVIHGWTVTGMFESWVPKLVTALYEREPTANVIVVDWLSRAQQHYLTSAGYTKLVGRDVAKFVNWLQAEIDYPWEKLHLLGYSLVLMXQESLGLLTKHKVNRTSGMDPAGPSFEYADAQSTLSPDDALFVDVLHTNTRGSPDRSIGIQRPVGHIDVYPNGENIPTGCDLQNTVLMVATSGLRNMDQIVKMLHECAPIHLFIDSLLNQEQESLAYRCSSKKTASNKGMCLSCRKNRCNKVGYGVNKIRTRRSSKMYMKTRDVMPYKVFQYQVKVHFFGKTKLSYTDQPMKISLYGIHGEKENIPYIMPALNTNTTVSFLLTTDVDIGEQLLIXKLFWEKDTLISWPWWNPDTFHIRKLRVKSGETQSKIIFRAKEGEFSYLSRGGEGRSFMKEKEAQSSRKNQRLHKLKMDGSSFKQSTE, encoded by the exons atgggGAGAGTAAGCAGCGCTTGTTTTATATCTTGGACGTTTTTTGTCTACATATCCTCGGGTTCTGCAACTACGATTGAGCCAACGAGTGAATTTCCCACTTTTA ATAACATCATGGACAATGGCACAGAATGG TTGACGGACTTCAGTGATATAGTGTCCAAGTTTTCCTTCAGGACCAGCGAAGAACCCGAAGACGATCTATGCTACATAGTTCCAGGTCAACCTGAAACCATCAAGAGATGT AACTTCAATCCAGATAACAAGACTTTCATAGTTATTCACGGATGGACG GTTACGGGTATGTTTGAAAGCTGGGTTCCCAAACTGGTAACAGCCCTGTATGAACGAGAGCCAACAGCCAATGTGATTGTGGTGGACTGGCTGTCCCGTGCGCAACAACACTACCTTACATCAGCCGGCTACACCAAACTAGTGGGGAGGGACGTGGCCAAGTTTGTCAACTGGTTACAG GCTGAGATTGACTATCCTTGGGAGAAGCTCCATCTGTTGGGCTACAGTCTGGTGCTCATGTAGCAGGAATCGCTGGGACTTCTCACCAAACATAAAGTTAACAGAA CTTCAGGCATGGATCCTGCTGGCCCTAGTTTTGAGTATGCAGATGCCCAAAGCACTCTTTCCCCCGATGATGCCCTTTTTGTGGACGTTCTTCACACCAACACCCGCGGTTCCCCAGATCGCAGCATTGGGATTCAGAGGCCAGTGGGCCACATAGACGTCTACCCCAACGGAGAGAACATTCCAACCGGCTGTGACCTCCAGAACACCGTGTTGATGGTGGCCACCAGTGGTTTAAGAA ACATGGATCAGATCGTGAAAATGCTCCACGAATGCGCTCCAATCCACCTGTTCATCGACTCGCTGTTGAACCAGGAGCAAGAAAGCTTGGCTTACCGTTGCAGCTCCAAAAAGACAGCTTCAAACAAGGGCATGTGCCTCAGCTGCCGCAAGAACCGCTGCAACAAGGTGGGCTACGGAGTCAACAAAATTCGCACACGCAGGAGCAGCAAGATGTACATGAAGACCAGAGATGTTATGCCATATAAAG TTTTCCAATATCAAGTGAAGGTCCACTTCTTCGGCAAGACAAAATTAAGCTACACTGATCAGCCCATGAAGATCTCATTGTAC GGAATCCACGGCGAG AAGGAAAATATCCCCTACATTAT GCCTGCTTTGAACACAAACACCACCGTGTCTTTCCTGCTTACCACGGATGTGGACATCGGAGAGCAGCTGCTGATC TAAAAACTTTTCTGGGAGAAAGACACCCTCATCAGCTGG CCATGGTGGAACCCAGATACCTTCCACATCCGT AAACTACGCGTCAAATCAGGAGAAACTCAGTCTAA aATCATCTTCAGAGCCAAAGAAGGTGAATTTTCCTACCTTTCCCGTGGAGGCGAGGGC CGGTCTTTCATGAAAGAAAAAGAAGCCCAGTCGAGCCGCAAAAACCAGAG ATTGCACAAGTTGAAGATGGATGGAAGTTCATTCAAACAGAGCACCGAGTAA